In a single window of the Flavobacterium sp. W4I14 genome:
- a CDS encoding phosphoesterase RecJ-like protein (product_source=KO:K06881; cath_funfam=3.90.1640.10; cog=COG0618; ko=KO:K06881; pfam=PF01368,PF02272; superfamily=64182) yields the protein MQRKKYMLTLTELKTLLATPQRIVITTHHKPDGDAMGSSLGLYGYLIQKGHHVKVITPTDYPTFLHWMPNNGDVIIFTEEQEKAAKLVDEASLIFCLDFNTLSRINELGELVRAAGAKKIMIDHHLEPEDFDDYRHWDINACAAAQLVYDFIVNQLEDKVGINKDVAACLYTGIMTDSGSFRFPSATADVYRIAADLIDLGAEHWKIHQLVYDNASENRLRFLGYCLSNKLEVIREYNTAIISVTKEELAQYHSATGDTEGVVNYALSINGIRLAALIIERPDKVKLSVRSTGDFPANEICKKYFNGGGHRNAAGGAAEKPLADVVNEFKTILAEYKEQLIA from the coding sequence TTGCAGCGCAAAAAATATATGCTTACACTAACTGAATTAAAAACATTATTGGCTACGCCACAACGAATTGTGATCACCACCCATCACAAACCCGATGGCGATGCGATGGGTTCATCTCTGGGGTTATATGGATATTTAATTCAAAAAGGCCATCATGTTAAGGTAATCACACCAACAGATTATCCTACCTTTCTGCATTGGATGCCAAATAATGGCGATGTAATTATTTTTACAGAAGAGCAAGAAAAGGCGGCCAAGTTAGTTGATGAAGCTTCGCTCATATTTTGCCTTGATTTTAACACCCTAAGCCGGATTAATGAATTGGGCGAATTGGTTAGAGCAGCAGGAGCAAAAAAAATCATGATCGATCATCACCTCGAACCTGAGGATTTTGATGATTACCGCCACTGGGATATTAACGCCTGTGCTGCGGCCCAGTTGGTTTACGATTTTATTGTTAATCAATTAGAGGATAAAGTTGGGATCAATAAAGATGTTGCAGCCTGTTTGTACACCGGTATCATGACCGATTCTGGATCTTTCCGTTTCCCATCAGCTACAGCCGATGTATACCGTATTGCAGCTGATCTGATAGATCTTGGTGCAGAGCATTGGAAAATCCATCAATTGGTATACGATAACGCGAGCGAAAACCGTTTGCGCTTTTTGGGTTATTGCCTGTCAAACAAGTTAGAAGTTATAAGAGAATACAATACCGCCATTATTTCGGTTACAAAAGAAGAACTGGCGCAATATCATAGCGCAACCGGCGATACAGAGGGCGTGGTAAACTACGCATTATCGATTAATGGCATCCGTTTAGCCGCATTAATTATCGAACGTCCGGATAAAGTTAAATTATCTGTTAGGTCTACAGGCGATTTTCCTGCCAACGAAATCTGTAAAAAGTATTTTAATGGTGGTGGGCATAGAAATGCGGCAGGTGGTGCGGCAGAAAAACCTTTAGCTGATGTAGTAAACGAATTTAAAACGATATTAGCAGAATATAAAGAACAATTGATTGCTTAA
- a CDS encoding nucleoside-diphosphate kinase (product_source=KO:K00940; cath_funfam=3.30.70.141; cog=COG0105; ko=KO:K00940; pfam=PF00334; smart=SM00562; superfamily=54919) produces MSTNRTFTMIKPDAVANGHIGSIINDITNAGFKIIALKYTKLTDETAGQFYAVHAERPFYKDLVSFMSSGPIVAAILEKDNAIEDFRKLIGATNPAEAAEGTIRQKYAKSIDANAVHGSDSDENAEIEGNFFFKADERF; encoded by the coding sequence ATGAGCACTAACAGAACTTTTACCATGATCAAGCCTGATGCAGTAGCAAACGGCCATATCGGATCAATCATTAACGACATTACTAATGCTGGTTTCAAAATCATCGCATTAAAATATACTAAACTTACAGATGAAACTGCTGGTCAGTTCTATGCTGTTCATGCTGAGCGTCCTTTTTACAAAGATTTAGTAAGCTTTATGTCTTCAGGACCTATTGTTGCTGCTATTTTAGAAAAAGACAATGCCATTGAAGATTTCAGAAAATTGATCGGTGCTACTAACCCAGCTGAGGCTGCAGAAGGAACTATCCGTCAGAAATATGCAAAATCAATCGATGCTAACGCGGTTCACGGTTCAGATTCTGATGAGAATGCAGAAATTGAAGGTAACTTCTTCTTTAAAGCAGACGAACGTTTCTAG
- a CDS encoding FKBP-type peptidyl-prolyl cis-trans isomerase (product_source=COG0545; cath_funfam=3.10.50.40; cleavage_site_network=SignalP-noTM; cog=COG0545; pfam=PF00254,PF01346; superfamily=54534), translating to MKRIFLAVCLSGIAVASYAQTKTAAKKPVAKKPTTAASKTSTFTAGLKSTLDSTSYAFGTSIGAGLKTTGLSTLNYEVLLKGLKDAFTGGKVILTQQQAQQCINEALAKASSVKNKAEEASNKIKYAPIMKEGQDFLEQNKKRAGVQTTASGLQYEVLTAGTGVKPQATDSVLVHYKGTLLNGKQFDSSYDRGEPISFPLNQVIKGWTEGVQLMPAGSKYKFFIPYDLAYGARGAGQDIPPYSTLIFEVELLKVNGK from the coding sequence ATGAAAAGAATTTTTTTAGCGGTATGTTTATCCGGTATCGCTGTTGCATCTTATGCACAAACCAAAACAGCAGCAAAGAAACCTGTTGCCAAAAAACCAACTACAGCCGCAAGTAAAACATCAACCTTTACAGCAGGTTTAAAATCTACTTTAGATTCTACCAGTTATGCTTTTGGCACTTCTATCGGCGCGGGATTAAAAACAACCGGCCTTTCTACCTTAAATTACGAAGTGTTGTTAAAAGGACTAAAGGATGCTTTTACAGGCGGTAAGGTTATTTTAACTCAACAGCAGGCACAACAATGTATTAATGAGGCATTAGCCAAGGCATCATCGGTAAAAAACAAAGCTGAAGAAGCATCAAATAAAATTAAATATGCACCAATTATGAAAGAAGGACAAGATTTCTTAGAACAGAACAAAAAACGTGCAGGTGTACAAACAACTGCAAGTGGCTTACAATACGAAGTTTTAACTGCTGGTACCGGCGTTAAACCACAGGCTACCGATTCGGTATTGGTTCATTATAAAGGAACATTACTTAACGGAAAACAATTTGACAGCTCTTATGATAGAGGAGAACCGATTTCTTTTCCTTTAAACCAGGTAATTAAAGGCTGGACAGAAGGTGTACAATTAATGCCTGCAGGTTCGAAATACAAATTTTTCATTCCATATGATTTAGCATACGGAGCGCGTGGTGCCGGACAGGATATTCCTCCTTACAGCACTTTAATCTTCGAAGTTGAATTGTTAAAAGTGAACGGGAAATAA
- a CDS encoding cytosine/uracil/thiamine/allantoin permease (product_source=COG1953; cog=COG1953; superfamily=103481; transmembrane_helix_parts=Inside_1_4,TMhelix_5_27,Outside_28_30,TMhelix_31_53,Inside_54_57) gives MKRAFPLVLIAFLCTTLSSCELVEGIFKAGVWVGVIVVVVVVALLIWILSKIFGGRG, from the coding sequence ATGAAAAGAGCATTCCCTTTAGTACTGATTGCATTTTTATGCACTACCTTAAGCAGTTGTGAACTAGTAGAAGGTATATTTAAAGCCGGCGTTTGGGTTGGCGTTATTGTAGTTGTAGTAGTAGTTGCGCTGCTGATCTGGATTTTATCGAAGATATTTGGCGGAAGGGGCTAG
- a CDS encoding putative nucleic acid-binding Zn ribbon protein (product_source=COG5512; cog=COG5512; pfam=PF05258), which produces MRKPNDVTVKDAISKMLDVYRLRRKFDETSILSIWPEIMGTAIANRTKQIYIHDKKLFLRIESSVIKNELVMVRQGIIQKLNEHAGSVVITDMVFL; this is translated from the coding sequence ATGCGTAAACCCAATGATGTTACAGTAAAAGATGCCATCAGCAAAATGCTGGATGTATACCGTTTGCGCCGTAAATTCGACGAAACTTCAATCTTGTCTATCTGGCCGGAGATTATGGGTACTGCCATAGCCAACAGGACCAAGCAGATCTACATCCACGATAAAAAATTGTTTCTACGCATCGAATCTTCGGTAATCAAAAATGAATTGGTTATGGTGCGCCAGGGCATTATTCAAAAACTGAATGAACATGCCGGTAGTGTGGTAATTACCGATATGGTTTTTTTATAG
- a CDS encoding DNA replication and repair protein RecF (product_source=KO:K03629; cath_funfam=3.40.50.300; cog=COG1195; ko=KO:K03629; pfam=PF02463; smart=SM00382; superfamily=52540; tigrfam=TIGR00611) has translation MWLKNITLLNFKNYTDADLHFSETVNVFTGNNGSGKTNMLDAIHYLCLCKSYFNPIDSQQIKTNEEVFMIQGDFDRNEKNEKISCGVKRNQKKQFKRNKKEYDKLADHIGLFPVVMVSPYDVNLIMEGSEERRKFIDNVISQTDAHYLDQLITYNRILLNRNALLKQIAITRKYDPTLLEILDEQLVIAGNKIFAIRKAFMDEFIPLFNQYYTYLTENREIVELNYQSQLNEATFEELLKKSVEKDRILERTTTGIHKDELAFVISGMPLKKFGSQGQQKSFLIALKIAQYAYLAKNKGFKPLLLLDDIFDKLDDNRVQKLMQMVSHHDFGQIFITDTGRERVKSIFEKIEVDVTLFEVDNGTIQNA, from the coding sequence ATGTGGTTAAAAAATATTACCCTTCTAAATTTCAAGAATTATACCGATGCAGATCTCCATTTCTCGGAAACGGTAAACGTTTTTACGGGTAATAATGGCTCTGGCAAAACGAACATGCTCGATGCCATTCACTATCTCTGTCTATGTAAAAGTTACTTTAATCCCATCGATAGTCAGCAGATCAAAACCAATGAAGAGGTCTTTATGATCCAGGGCGATTTTGATCGTAACGAAAAAAACGAAAAAATTTCCTGCGGGGTAAAACGCAACCAAAAAAAACAGTTCAAACGCAATAAAAAAGAATACGATAAATTGGCTGATCATATTGGCCTTTTTCCGGTAGTGATGGTTTCCCCTTATGATGTAAACCTGATTATGGAAGGCAGCGAGGAGCGGAGAAAGTTTATTGATAATGTTATTTCGCAAACAGACGCACATTATCTTGATCAGCTGATTACCTATAACCGTATTCTGTTAAACCGGAATGCTTTGCTAAAGCAGATCGCCATTACCAGAAAATACGATCCTACGCTGCTCGAAATTTTGGATGAACAGTTGGTTATTGCCGGCAATAAGATATTCGCAATCCGTAAGGCATTTATGGATGAGTTTATTCCGCTGTTTAACCAATATTATACTTACCTTACCGAAAACAGGGAAATTGTAGAACTGAACTATCAGTCTCAATTGAACGAGGCTACTTTCGAAGAGTTGTTAAAGAAATCGGTAGAGAAAGACCGTATACTGGAACGTACCACAACGGGTATCCATAAAGATGAACTGGCTTTTGTAATCAGTGGCATGCCGCTAAAGAAGTTTGGCTCCCAAGGTCAGCAAAAATCTTTCTTAATTGCTTTGAAGATTGCTCAATACGCTTACCTTGCCAAAAACAAAGGATTTAAACCTTTGCTTTTGTTGGATGATATTTTTGACAAGCTGGATGATAACCGCGTTCAAAAACTAATGCAAATGGTTTCCCACCATGATTTTGGGCAGATATTTATTACAGATACAGGAAGAGAAAGAGTGAAATCAATTTTTGAAAAAATAGAAGTTGATGTAACTTTGTTCGAAGTAGATAACGGAACTATACAAAATGCGTAA
- a CDS encoding hypothetical protein (product_source=Hypo-rule applied; cath_funfam=1.10.3510.10) → MVAQKMLEGNVLWSYDHELTNEESSSWVKKIAGLFSFLKPVHNHEGNILLASNGLFITGDEQLELPLSHIEEVYMGFDDVFPASSAKNFGAFWQPIRIRSTVSRSESQTVYLVINHTGIFSDNQTWFNTLISLLR, encoded by the coding sequence ATGGTTGCACAAAAAATGTTAGAAGGGAATGTTCTATGGTCTTACGATCATGAACTAACCAATGAAGAAAGTTCGAGCTGGGTTAAAAAAATCGCAGGCTTATTTTCGTTTTTAAAGCCAGTTCACAATCATGAAGGCAATATCCTATTGGCCTCGAATGGTCTTTTCATCACCGGAGACGAACAATTGGAACTCCCATTATCTCATATAGAAGAAGTTTACATGGGCTTCGACGATGTATTCCCGGCCTCATCGGCAAAAAACTTCGGCGCATTCTGGCAGCCCATCAGAATTAGATCTACGGTGAGCCGCTCTGAAAGTCAAACGGTTTACCTGGTGATTAACCACACTGGTATTTTTAGCGACAACCAAACCTGGTTTAATACACTAATTAGCTTGTTACGCTAA
- a CDS encoding tetratricopeptide (TPR) repeat protein (product_source=COG0457; cath_funfam=1.25.40.10; cog=COG0457; pfam=PF13174,PF13432; smart=SM00028; superfamily=48452; transmembrane_helix_parts=Inside_1_23,TMhelix_24_46,Outside_47_221), translating into MSTTDNQTIQPTKKGSFLQENNKSLLFIAGAVVLLVLIYLWYQGVYLKGRAEEAASKMYKAEQFVGVDSLSNRAVKGEGGYPGLEQIAKEYDNTKSANLANLYLGGIYLRKGEYKQAIEALSKYSATGSPVADPLALGLLGDAYSELKDFKQAATYYKKAADKASKFTSPMFLKKLGLVNESQNDFKGAVEAYTKVKTQYPESAEAQLIDAYIARAQEKVK; encoded by the coding sequence ATGTCTACAACAGATAACCAGACAATTCAACCAACTAAAAAAGGTTCATTTTTACAAGAGAATAATAAAAGCTTACTGTTTATTGCAGGCGCTGTAGTTTTATTAGTTTTAATATATCTTTGGTATCAAGGCGTGTATTTAAAAGGTCGTGCTGAAGAAGCCGCTAGCAAAATGTACAAAGCAGAACAATTTGTTGGTGTAGATTCACTATCAAATAGGGCTGTTAAAGGCGAAGGTGGTTACCCAGGCTTAGAGCAGATTGCTAAAGAATACGATAACACAAAATCGGCAAACTTAGCTAACCTTTACTTGGGCGGTATTTACCTGCGTAAAGGCGAGTACAAACAAGCGATAGAGGCATTAAGCAAATATAGTGCTACTGGTAGCCCAGTTGCAGACCCATTGGCTTTAGGCTTATTAGGTGATGCTTACAGCGAACTGAAAGACTTTAAACAAGCGGCTACATACTATAAAAAAGCAGCAGATAAAGCAAGTAAATTTACTTCACCAATGTTTTTAAAGAAATTAGGACTGGTTAACGAAAGCCAAAATGATTTTAAAGGTGCTGTTGAAGCTTATACTAAAGTAAAAACACAATACCCTGAGAGTGCAGAAGCGCAATTAATTGATGCTTACATTGCAAGAGCTCAAGAAAAAGTTAAATAA
- a CDS encoding PTH1 family peptidyl-tRNA hydrolase (product_source=KO:K01056; cath_funfam=3.40.50.1470; cog=COG0193; ko=KO:K01056; pfam=PF01195; superfamily=53178; tigrfam=TIGR00447), with amino-acid sequence MKYLIVGLGNIGPDYAHTRHNIGFDIADELVKGLGGSFDNIRLAYYAEVSFKGKKLHVIKPTTFMNLSGKAVNYWMKELKIAPENVLVIVDDLALPLGKLRLKLQGSSAGHNGLKSIEEVCGGQNYARLRFGIGSDYPKGRQVDFVLGLFDKNEQLELPALIDKSVELIKSYVTVGPAHTMTAFNK; translated from the coding sequence ATGAAATATCTTATAGTTGGCTTAGGGAATATCGGACCAGATTATGCACACACCAGGCATAACATTGGTTTTGATATTGCTGATGAACTGGTTAAAGGTTTAGGTGGTAGCTTTGATAATATCCGTTTGGCTTATTACGCCGAAGTGAGTTTTAAGGGTAAGAAACTTCATGTAATTAAGCCAACCACTTTTATGAACTTAAGTGGTAAAGCTGTAAACTATTGGATGAAGGAATTAAAAATAGCACCAGAAAATGTTTTGGTGATTGTTGACGACCTTGCATTGCCTCTTGGTAAACTGAGGCTAAAGCTACAGGGCTCTAGCGCTGGTCATAATGGCTTAAAAAGCATCGAAGAGGTTTGTGGCGGACAAAACTACGCACGCCTTCGTTTTGGTATCGGTAGCGATTATCCGAAAGGTAGACAGGTTGATTTTGTTTTGGGTTTGTTTGATAAGAATGAACAATTAGAACTGCCTGCATTGATTGATAAAAGCGTAGAGTTGATTAAAAGTTATGTAACCGTTGGGCCCGCCCACACCATGACGGCTTTTAATAAGTAG
- a CDS encoding large subunit ribosomal protein L25 (product_source=KO:K02897; cath_funfam=2.170.120.20,2.40.240.10; cog=COG1825; ko=KO:K02897; pfam=PF01386,PF14693; superfamily=50715; tigrfam=TIGR00731), with protein sequence MKTIAISGSPRENVGKRDAKELRYEGKVPAVLYGGKEQQHFAVVIADLRDVIYTPDVNFVEIDVNGTKTKAIVKDTQFHPLTDVLMHIDFLQLFDEKEIVMEIPVKLTGTSPGVKMGGKLIQKLRKLRVKALPADMPQNVEVSLEKLEVGSLFRVRDLKGEKYVITNTPEDTIVSVAMSRALKQAETEAAKGKK encoded by the coding sequence ATGAAAACAATCGCAATTAGCGGTTCTCCAAGAGAGAACGTAGGGAAACGCGATGCCAAGGAACTTCGTTACGAAGGTAAAGTTCCGGCGGTATTGTATGGTGGAAAAGAGCAACAACACTTTGCTGTAGTTATTGCTGACTTAAGAGATGTTATTTATACCCCGGATGTAAACTTTGTGGAGATTGATGTTAACGGTACTAAAACTAAAGCTATCGTAAAAGACACTCAATTTCACCCACTTACCGACGTATTAATGCACATCGATTTTCTTCAGTTGTTTGACGAGAAAGAAATCGTTATGGAGATCCCGGTTAAATTAACAGGAACTTCTCCAGGTGTTAAAATGGGGGGTAAATTAATCCAGAAATTACGTAAACTACGTGTTAAAGCATTACCAGCTGATATGCCACAAAACGTAGAAGTAAGCTTAGAGAAATTAGAAGTAGGTAGTTTATTCCGTGTTCGCGACCTTAAAGGCGAGAAATACGTAATCACTAACACTCCTGAAGATACTATCGTTTCTGTTGCAATGTCTAGAGCATTAAAACAAGCAGAAACTGAAGCTGCTAAAGGTAAAAAATAA
- a CDS encoding ribose-phosphate pyrophosphokinase (product_source=KO:K00948; cath_funfam=3.40.50.2020; cog=COG0462; ko=KO:K00948; pfam=PF13793,PF14572; smart=SM01400; superfamily=53271; tigrfam=TIGR01251), producing MSDHVLNGHDPIFFNRKLHEPMPLQFNPVKLFSGTGSKGLSLKIAEHYGKPLGSVTIHKFSDGEFQPSFDESIRGSDVFLIQSTYQPSDNLMELLLMVDAAKRASAHYITAVVPYYGLARQDRKDKPRVAIGAKLVANLLKSAGIHRIMTMDLHAAQIQGFFDIPVDHLDGSVIFVPYIKSLGLKNLTIASPDMGGSYRARTFAKFFNAEVIICDKRRKRANEIESMSIIGDVTGQDVVLIDDICDTAGTLSKAAALIMENGAASVRAVCTHAVLSGKAIETVENSVLTELIVTDTIPLKQESPKIRVLSTASLFARAIANVNEHGSISDLFRV from the coding sequence ATGTCGGATCATGTTTTAAATGGACATGATCCGATTTTTTTTAACCGTAAACTACACGAACCCATGCCATTGCAGTTTAACCCGGTAAAGCTTTTTTCCGGAACAGGTTCTAAGGGATTATCACTTAAGATTGCCGAACATTACGGCAAGCCACTTGGTAGCGTAACCATTCACAAATTCAGTGATGGAGAGTTTCAACCTTCTTTTGATGAGTCAATCCGTGGTAGTGATGTTTTTCTAATCCAGTCTACTTATCAGCCCAGCGATAATTTAATGGAACTTTTGCTAATGGTTGATGCGGCTAAAAGAGCATCGGCACATTATATTACCGCAGTAGTTCCTTATTATGGTTTGGCCCGCCAGGATAGAAAAGATAAACCGCGTGTAGCAATCGGTGCCAAATTGGTGGCTAACTTATTAAAATCAGCAGGTATCCACCGCATTATGACGATGGATTTACATGCTGCACAGATACAGGGTTTCTTCGATATCCCGGTTGATCACTTAGATGGATCGGTAATCTTTGTACCTTATATCAAAAGCTTAGGCTTAAAAAACTTAACTATCGCGTCGCCAGATATGGGCGGTTCGTACCGAGCACGTACTTTTGCCAAGTTTTTTAATGCTGAAGTAATTATTTGCGATAAACGCCGAAAACGTGCCAATGAAATCGAATCGATGTCGATTATTGGTGATGTAACCGGACAGGATGTAGTATTGATCGATGATATTTGTGATACTGCCGGAACCTTATCAAAAGCTGCGGCTTTGATTATGGAAAACGGTGCAGCAAGTGTTAGAGCGGTTTGTACACACGCTGTATTATCAGGCAAAGCAATAGAAACGGTAGAAAATTCGGTATTAACCGAATTAATCGTTACGGACACTATCCCGTTGAAACAGGAAAGTCCGAAAATTAGAGTGCTAAGCACAGCCAGTTTATTTGCAAGGGCAATTGCCAATGTAAACGAGCACGGCTCAATTAGTGATCTGTTTAGAGTATAA